A single genomic interval of Trichosurus vulpecula isolate mTriVul1 chromosome 6, mTriVul1.pri, whole genome shotgun sequence harbors:
- the LOC118854079 gene encoding olfactory receptor 8K3-like: MEEMIILNETTGSQVTEFILMGITNRPELQGPLFVVFLLNYMAIVVGNLGLIILTSVDSHLQTPMYFFLRHLAFVDLGYSTAIGPKMLVGFIEEKNIISYDGCAIQLVFYVIFIISELFILSAMAYDRYVAICKPLYYMVIVSNMVCWLLVATSYLYSTMVSLLVAIKLFNLSFCKSNIIRHFYCDGPPLLSITCSDTSEIELITIIFALLDFVSSFLIILISYMFILVTILRMKSPEGRRKAFSTFGSHLTGVVIFYGTLLFIYLQPQASHSFEKDNIASVFYTLVIPMLNPLIYSLRNKEVKGAFRRLFRKSS; the protein is encoded by the coding sequence ATGGAAGAAATGATCATTCTGAATGAAACCACAGGGAGTCAGGTGACTGAATTTATTCTCATGGGCATCACAAACCGTCCTGAGCTGCAAGGCCCTCTCTTTGTTGTGTTTCTCCTAAACTACATGGCCATAGTTGTGGGGAACCTGGGCCTGATCATCCTAACCAGTGTTGATTCCCACCTCCAGACccccatgtactttttcctcagGCATTTGGCATTTGTTGATCTTGGCTATTCCACAGCTATTGGCCCAAAAATGCTAGTTGGATTCATAGAGGAGAAAAATATCATTTCTTATGATGGATGTGCAATACAGCTAGTTTTCTATGTGATATTTATTATCAGTGAACTTTTTATCCTATCAGCCATGGCCTATGATCGCTATGTTGCTATCTGTAAGCCCCTCTACTATATGGTTATTGTGTCAAACATGGTATGTTGGCTCTTGGTGGCTACGTCATACCTCTATAGCACCATGGTATCCCTACTGGTTGCaataaagctttttaatttatctttctgcAAATCAAACATAATAAGACACTTCTACTGTGATGGTCCTCCCCTATTGTCCATTACGTGCTCAGACACAAGTGAGATTGAACTAATCACTATCATCTTTGCTTTACttgactttgtttcttcctttctgattATCCTTATCTCCTACATGTTCATTCTTGTGACTATCCTCAGGATGAAGTCTCCTGAAGGAAGGCGCAAAGCCTTCTCCACATTTGGCTCTCACCTCACAGGGGTGGTTATATTCTATGGGACACTTCTCTTCATCTATTTGCAGCCCCAAGCTAGCCATTCCTTTGAGAAAGACAACATCGCCTCTGTGTTTTACACTCTGGTCATCCCCATGCTCAACCCTTTAATTTACAGCTTAAGAAACAAGGAGGTGAAAGGTGCCTTCAGGAGACTCTTTAGAAAAAGCTCATAA